TGCGGCGAGTGTTTCTTTGCATATGGTCTGGTTCTCCTGAAACAGACCAGCTCGCGTGTCTCAGCACGCGGGCATTCCTTCTAACTCCGAAATGCCCCGAGGAGCGGGTCTGTCTCTACCTATTGCTACGTACCAATAGGTAATAAACCTTGCCCACTTGTTTCGGGGCAATAGGGTTATGGCCCTCGGATTCCATAGCCTAGCACATGAGTTCCGATCGGAAGCGCAACGAAGAGGGGAGATATGTCGAGACGGTCAGCCCCGATACCGTTCTCGAGGTTATCCAACATGCAGCGGATCCGATCGTCACCGCAAAAGAAGTCGGTGAGAAACTCGACTGTACGTCCGAAGCCGCCCGCCAGAAACTCCTCCGATTACAGGATCAAGGGATTGTCGCTCGCCGGAAGGTTGGCGCCGGGGCAGTCGTCTGGTGGCTCGTCGACGACGACCAGTCTACAACTTCTACTGAGTTCGACGCGGACGATTCGCTCTTTACTGACCCGGCAACGTTCGCAAGCGGTGAATCCGACGTCTCTCGAAACACTGACGAGTATCTGGCCGCTGCGATCGGCGACGACAGTGATCCCGACGAATGACTACCGATCCTAGTATATCACCGCTATTCGTAGACACGAGTGCCTGGTATGCGATCTTCGATGAAGACGACGCCGAGCACACGCGGGCAACCGCTGTCCGTGAAGCAATCCACAGCGGCGACCTCCAGCACCGCCCGATCTATACAACCAGCCACGTACTCGGCGAGCTCGCAACGCTGCTTCTTCGCTTTAGTCACGACATCGCTTCACGAACACTCACCCAGATACGAGACTCGCCGAACGTGACTGTGATTCACCCTGACCGGGTGGCATTCGACGCCGCTGTCACGCAGTTCGACCGCTACGATGATCAAGCGATTTCGTTTGTCGATCACCTTACCGGTGTACTTGCCGATGAGCGTGACGTCGATCGTATTTTTGCGTTCGACAGTGACTTTCGAACACTGGGTTTCACGCTTACTCCTGACGATATCACAGAACTATAAGGGCTATCTGCATGGAAACGCACCGAACGCTAAACCAACGCTTACACAGTAATAACGAGCATTTCGTCTGCACCCTGCTGAAACTCGAATGGGACGTTTTCAACTGCTACTTGATGGCCGTCCTCAGTCAGTTCTCGTAGAAGATCATCTAGTCGTGGATACCGCTCAGTATCTAACCCAACAAGTGGGAAGATGCGTACTTGCTCTGTGGCGACTCGGATGAGCTCTCGTAGCGTTGCTAGATGAAACTCATAGTCTAAGCGGTCACCGTAGAGGAAGAGAAAATGCGCAGAGAGAACAAGCGAAAACGAGTTCGGTGCAAAGGGGAGTGTTGGCAACTCACCGTAGAGATATCGTCCTTGTTTTCGCCCTTCAGTATAGTCACTGATGAACGTCTCATAGGCCTTTTTCAATAATTTCGTTCGCCCCTCAATATCGCCGTAGAACTCCCACTTGAACAAGTCACTCTTCTCAGCCAATTGCGCTGCGACGGCCTCGTAGTCTTCTTGACATCGTTGCTGGAGCTCTGTCGGTGGTTGTGAATACATCATGTCGACCCCCGTTATCGACGCACCCGATTCATAGGCGGTCGCAACGAATGAATCCGCACCAGATGGACAGTCGAGTATCGTCTCTCCCTCGATTGAGTCGAGCTCGAGGTCGAACATCTGGCAATACTCGTCGAACGTTCGTCCGATGAACGCAAAATCAGTGACCGCAAATGCGTTGTTCGAGTTCATATAGAAGACAAGACGTAGTGTACATATATGTACTTTACTGTACTACAATGAGCATACCCTATCTCCTGGAGTGCTACCATGTGAGCGGACCGGTCTCTTGATTAGTACTTCAGTCTCGAATAGTACTGCAACACCATCTGTTGAAGGGTCGGCACGTACGATGCTCCGCGATGAGCTCAAACCATGGGAAATCGTGTTTCGATAGAGGTTGGGGTCCACCTCATTAAGAGTAGACCGGGGTCCCTCCACTACAGCTCGCAGGGGGTCCACTCTTCTCGCTCGCTGTCGCTACCCAACGTGGAGAATATGTCAGACCACGCAAGTGCAACGAGAACTACTATTAGATAGAACTTTGATAGTAAGCTGTCGCCCTGCTCTCTCAGTGTCAGAGGCACTGCTCCCCCCTTTCGAGCGTCTCACTCGGGACCAACGGCTAGAGGAGGAAGTGAGCTCAGAGTACCACAGGAAGTCTACTACTCTCTGTCAACAGCGACCGATAAAAAACACCACTGAGATTGGAGCACTGCCGTCGTTGTTCCTACACGGCTCAACTGGGAAGTCAGAGGGCTACTGCCTTACTGGGAGTCCCACGTCATAGATCGATTCGCACTGATCGACTACTCTCTCAGATCCCGGTAGTACACCCACTCCTCCTGACTTTCTCGGTCAGTGGCGCTAGTCTCCTCTGGGAGTCAGACAGCTGTTCTGTGGCGGTCTCTTGCTTTTATTGGTGATGTCATTTATTTTCGTCCCGGCACTGCTAAGACGACGCATTTCTCGATACTGCCTTCTTTTGTGCAGCTTAGCTGGCTGTGGAATCGTCGATCCGGCTAGTGGTGTTTCGACTGTCACTGACGCTGCTGTCTGTCGGTGATTGCTTATGCCTTATTTCGCTGATGAGGTACCCCTCTTCGAAGGCAGATGGATACCCAGGCTCTGCTGAAACCTATTTGAAAAGTTTGCGTCGAGGCACTTCTTGTTCTTCTGCCTTCGCTCCTGGGGACCCCCACACTTGCTTTGCTCTTCTTGGACCCCTACTGGTGCTCGCTCACCTATTACTTAGTATGGAACTCGTGGTGCCTCTCCCATCGTCTATTCTAGAGTCCTCTGTACCAGCGGGACTACTGGCTATTCGGAGTAGTGAATGAGGCATGCTACTGTTCTTTTAGAGCACAGCGCTTCCGATAAACAACTACCTATTCCGATAGTTTTTGAGACACGCCTCTATCGAGGTGAAGATCCCTTTGTCTCGCATTGATTGACTCCTCTGTATTGCTGTATCGCTTCTCGCTCTACCGGTGCTGAATCGGCCCTATCTCATTGCTTTCTCAGAGTCACTCTATTCTTCTCGGATCGAGTAGGTATCATCTCTCATAATTGAGTTTAGTGTTGTAAGGGCTGCTCTTGTTCCGCTGCTCTCGCTTTTGGGACTCCCCCTTGTTTGAGCTTGGTCTGACTCCCAGCCTTGCTGTCTCGAGGTTGACCCCCAGGGATCTCGCTTCGCCAGCTTATATTCTTTTTCTGAGAGTCTGTTGGCTCGCTTGTGCACCAGCCCCTGGGGGTATCCTTCTTCTCGACCTACTGGGTACCTTTCCCGACTCTTAGCTAACGCGCCGCCTTACTGGGCGAGAAACGCCGAGAAATATTCAGAGAAATATCCCTACAGGACTCTTCTTGAAGAACTCTTCTTTGAGAATATTCTTGAAGAAGATATATCTGTCTGGTTCTAGTAGGATTTGATATGAGTACTCCAGCTGACTCACTTGACTGGAAATCCATCGAGATCCTGCGCGCCCTTGCCGAGGCTGAGACAGCGCTCACCACAACGGAGGTACGGGAGGCAACTGACCTTAGCGAGAATCGGATCATCCTTTATCGAATTTCTGAGTATTTAGAGCCGCAGGGACTCGTCACGACCCATCAACCTGAGGCCACGGGGACGGTCGTTCCCGCTAAAGAAATAGAACTCACAGAGTCCGGACAAGAGCTCACGACTGATCTTGAGACAACAGACGAGACCGGGCTGACACTATCCGATCTCCCAGAAAAAGTACACCAACTCTCGGAGCGAGTCGACCAGACCCAGACGGAGATCGACCAGCTTCAATCACAGGACCAGTCCACCGATGAAGCTACTCTCGAAGAGTTGAGTGAGCAGGTCGAGAACCAACAGGAGCAATTAGCGCGCCTCGCCCAGACCGTCGCCAGTAATGATGCAGACCCATACGGGGCCTGGAGTGAAGACCAGCAAGAAGAGTTCCATCGACTCCGACGTGGGATGTATGCACTGCGGGACTACCTCTTCGACGAAACAGATCTCGATCCAAAGCGCCTTGAGGAGTATCTCGATGATGTGACGGTCAATAAAGCGTGATGCAGTACTGAAGTTAGCGACCTGACCAGGCAAAGCTCACTCCATCGTCTTCGTCCTCCTTCTCCGATGGTTCCTGCTGCGGTGGCGCTTGAGCTTGCTCGTCAGTCTCCTTTGTCTCCGCTTCCATATCGGTAGAATCGTCTGCTGGTTCCTTCGTGTCCACTTTCTCTTTCGTCTCCCAGGCAGTGTTCGTGGGTAGCAGCGGCCGAGTCTTGCCCTGTTCACTGATCATCGGCTCGGTGTACTCCTCCGTGTCATCGTCGGGGAACACCACGAACAGGAAGTCCTCCGGTGTCGGCATCCGATCGAATTCGTTTTCTGGAATGAACGGCGCTCGAACCACCATCCAGTCGTCTTCTAACTCCTCGCGCGAGCCATAGACCAGCTTCTCACCGCTGGCTCGAACCGTGTACTCGCGCTCAGAGGCATCGTACTCGGAGTAGGCAGGGACGTTTGATTTCGAGGGATTAGCCGCTGCCTCAAGGCTCTCAAAGCGAGCGTGCTCAGTACCGCCTTCATCACTCATCACGACCTCTTGGCCTTCCTCACGCCAGACGAGATTCGCCTCACTTCGCGGACGCAGGGCGTACGTGTCCGATGCGACCGCGAGTGTTTCGACTTTGTTGTAGAACGTCCGATTGTCCTCCTCATCAACGTCAGCAGCGAACGTCATCCGATCGTAGTTGATCGTCCGATTCGCACCTCGGCCTGTGGTATTGTAGATAATCCCCTCACCACGCCGCGGCCAGTAGTCGAATCGGCCGTGCTTCGCACTCCCGTCCTTACAGGCAAAGACGCATAGCTTGTGCTCATCGATTGCTTTTCGGAGATTTGTTAGTGTCTGCATTGGCTTTTCTAACGTCGAGGTCTCGGCCTCGATGCTGATGTTCAATCCATCCGTAAGCTCAGCGAGGTAGGGATACTCCTCTGCAAGTCGCTCCTCACGGGCGTGGACCTCGCGGATATTCTCGGCTGCCATTGGATCGATTGGGAGGTCGGCGATTCCATCTGGATCTTCCTCGCCCTCTTGAGTCGGGAGTTCGACGAACATCCCGAGTTTCGTGAACGCTCGGTAGGCTTCTGTGAGCACCCAGCGGTGTTCGTCGCCGCCACCGCTCGCGCTACTGCCGGTATCCTGGGCTAGTCCGGCATACTCGAGGCCCTCGGGTGTCACCTTCATCACCGAGTCACCATCTCGCCGCTGGCGTTGAAGATACTCATCAGGTGCTTGCTCAATCACATTCGAGACTTCCGATGAGAAGCCAAGCTCACCGGCTCGACGCTGCCATTCGTCTTTCACTGCCTCGCTCTCGACGAACTCACCGATTGCGTCCTGTTTAATTTGCACTGTATAGGCCGCTTCGTACAATGCTTGTTCGGCGGGATCGCTCGTTATGTCTACCTGTTCCTCGCTTCCTTCAGCAGCTGTTGCTTCAGCTGTACTGGACGAAACTGCCCCACCGGCATCGAAGTGCATTTCGTCAAGAATCTCCTCGCCACTCTGCACTGGCGAGCCGTAGTTCTCGAGCGAGGTAACGATCAGCTCATAGGCTTCTTCGATCGTGTGCCGTGGCGGATAGGGCGGGATCAGCTTCGCCAGGAACGGATCGTCCTCACTGTTGAGCTGAGTCTGTGCATGGTAGTCGGGTGTTCGCTGCAAATCCTCGGTATCCATCCCTCCGAACCGGTTCGCGATTTCACGCGCTTCTTCGGGATGGTTTGGCGTGAGCGAGAGGATCGTATTGCAATTGGAGATAATTGCGTCAGCGGCATCATCGGGAAGCGACCTGAGGACCTGGGTCGAGAGCATCAAGCCGAGCTTCTTCGAGCGGGCCTCCATGAGCATCGTCTCGATCTCGTCTCCATCAGTGAGAACGGAATGACACTCGTCGATCGCGAGGAAGAACGGAGCATACTCGCTGCCGACGTCGTCCATACCTGCCAGTTCCATCATCTGTTGTTCAGAGGGATCTTTCCGGGAGGTGACGGCCGTCCAGATCCCACTGACCACTGCATTGGCGGTCATGACCTTCGCTTCCTTTGGAAGGTCGTTGTTGACGATCAAGATCTTCTGCTCGTTGACGATCTGGCCCAGCGTGACCTCGGCGCCACGCATCGCGATGATTTTGCGGGTGATCGGGTTCTCAACCCAGTCTTTCAGTCGTCCCAGCAAAGGATCGAGTTCGTCGGCGCTGAGTTCCTCAGCGATTCGCCGGGTGAATCCCTCGAGGAACATGATGTCGTCATCATCGATCGTCAGGTTTGACCACGAATACGGGCGGTAGATGGGATATGAGTCGACTGGAGCCTTGTGCAACAACACTGTAGAAGTGGTTTTGTTGCACAAGGTATCTCACACTTGACGAAGAGACGCGTGCATACCAAACATTCTTTACTGCTTCGCTGTAATCTGTAATCGGGATCGAACTCATGTCACGCACCTCAAACCGGACGAACGGTGACATCGTCCGCGATTTCCTCTCCGTTGCAGGCCTGCTTGAAGACCCCCAGTTGGCCCACCTCTACACCTATCTCGATCACGAGGGTGAGGCGACCGTTCAAGATGTCATCGATGATCTCGAACTCGCCCAGGGAACTGCCTATACCTACGTCAATCGGCTCGTTGAGGCTGGCGTTGTCGAGATCACACATGAGGAACAGCCTCGACGGTACGCCGCCCGCGAGATCGATTTGACTGTCACGGCGGCCGCCGGCGATCGAGAGTATACGATCACGCCGGCACTCATCGACGCTGTCGGACGACGCGAGACCAACAGCGATATCGATACGTACATCGACCGTCACGGTATCGCTGGCCTCGCGACAGCACTCACCTACGCCGTCGCGCGGGAACAGGGTGAGACAACCCATCGACTGATGGCCCAAGACCTCGACATTTCACCACTGGCTGCGGAGATCATTCTCCAAGCACTTCGTCCCGTCGTCCACGACTACTACGAGATCGAGGAGGCGGGAGCGTCGCTTGAGGCGATTAGCGTTGACGACCACGATGCGACTGACGACGCGTGAGCCGTCTCCATATTGCTGATACTGGGTTGTTCGTTGCAATGGGCCAGTCATCGAACAGCCGGTATCAAGCCGTTCGACGGTTTGCCCGCCGCAACGACATCACGTTCGTCCTCCCTGGGCGGGTGTATGACGAACTTGCCACCGACGATCCCGCCGTCCAGACACCGCCCGTCGATACAGCGATCAAAGAAGGGTGGACAACAGTTGCGGCGCCACTTGAGTTCTCTCAGCCCATTGTTTCCCGAGCAATGGATGGGGTTCAACGATACATCGCGAACGCTGACGACCGGCCAGCGGACGAGGTCGAGCGGGCTGATGCCGCCCTCGCTGCGCTCGCGGCCCAGCATCTCAGTACAGGGACAGCGACCGAGGCCTACATCTACACAACTGATAGTGCCGCTGGTGAAGGAGCTGAAACCGTCCTGGCTAGTGAGGGATATGGTGACTCGATCACGTTTATGAACGGCTTTCGGTTCATTGAGGATTTGCTCGCAGACGATCTGTAGCAGGACCACTCCATGGACAGCCGGTGTCGGGAGGGGAACCTCTCAAGGGGGTCCCTGGCTAGAGCCGTCAACAGCCGTTCAAGAAACGTACCCACTAGTAATCGTACCGTACAACCAACCGCTTGCGTGGGAGTAGAGTCGTGTCCTGTTAGAGGGTTGACCCGCTCTCGCGGAGATTAGGGCCCGGGGACATCACTCGCCACCGACGTCAGCTGTCTCCGGAGAGTCCGTCTCGAACGTTGTCTCTCCAGGGATCTCCGATTCTTCCGGGAGGACGACACGACGTTCCTTGTACGAGAGGCCGTCCTTCCGGCGATTCTTTCGTTCTATGTACAGCCGGCTCTTTGTGAGGTCAAGTAAGGCGTCAATCGTTCGGCCGGCCAGTTTCTGGCTGTATTCTTTGTTCACGCCCGGTTCGTTGTGTCTGAGCCACTGGGCGAGTTCGCCGGCATCGATGTACTCGCGAACGCCATTGCAGCCCTGATTCCAGAGCTTGCTCTGGTGTTGTTCGTGATCCTGCCAGACTTCGGCAGCGAGGCGAACGGGTTTCGATGAGGCGGCCGAGTGAAGCATATCGTCATCCATCCGCGCAAGTTGCTGGATCGGAAGGAGATCGCCCGGCGTGAGTGTGGGCTTGCCGCCGCGATTGAGTGGGTCGTCGCTGCCGGGAATGCGGGCGTAGGTCTCGCCATCGTCCTTCGTGAACTTCTCGAAGTGTTCGGCGGAGATCTCAAGCTCCTTCCGATGGGGATAGACGTTCTCCCAACGCAGGTGCGCGTTTTTCTCGAGTTCGCGTTCCTGGAGTTCTTGCACCATCGCACGCGTGTTGCCAGTTTTCTTTCTGACCGCGCCCAGAATAACGTCTTGTTCGGTGACCGTGCTTTCGAGATCATCGATGCGCTCGTCTTTCTGTGTGAGTTCCGCTTCGAGTTTGTTGATGCGCTTGTCTTTTTGTGTGAGCTCTGTTTCGAGCTCGTCGACACGGACGGTGAGCTGATTGAGACGCTCACAAACGGTCTCAAGCGTGGAGGTGTTGGTCGTCGGTTGATCAGTAGCGATGCTTGCGGTCGTCGTAGCGTCGGTCATTGGAAAGAGAGTTCAGCTGATAGTGAGACGGTCAGGCCTGTCTCGTGGCTGGCGGCCGATACGAACGCGTGGATGGGCGGAGAGGCCTCGCTGGCTAGAGGTGGGCCTCTCGGTCGGCAGCGAGCGCTCACGCTGTGGGAGTAGCCGCACATCGCGTGTGGACTACTCCTGGGAGCGGGTCTGAGCCTGCACGCACGTGCGCGTGATCGGGCTCATGGCTTGCTGAGTGATGATCACCGAATCATCGGTAGATGAATCACTCGTCTCGATCTGCGCGAGCGAAGGCCCCTGTGTTATCCGAGGGTTCGTCTCGTGTTCGTTCTGATAGACGGTGAGGCAGGTCCGACAGCAGTGTGCACTCGTTGTTTCGAGATCACCGAGTGCAACCCGAGCGTATCCGGCGTCGGGCGAACAGTTACACAGTGGTGTTGCCTGCTCGTCGTCGCGCTCGAGATGGTAGATCGTGTTCGTGAGATCCGGGAGTTCAGCGGTTGGGACGAGGGTTATTGGATCGTCTGTGTTGGTCGAGCCCTCGCTTGGCGTGCTCGTCTGGATACGTTGCGGGTCCGAGAACCTGAGGGACTCAGCATGTGCTGTTCCTGAGAGACGTGCTGTACAGAGGTGTTCGCTATATCCAAGCGTCGGGGAGAGGATTGCCTCGGGGGCGCAGTCCGGACAGGAGAGTCGCGAAAGGGTGTAGGTCGTAGCATCTTCCTGCCGGGTCGCCTGTATGGTGCAGCGATCGCCTGCCTCGAACGTGTGGTTGCAGTGGGTGCACGTTGATTCGGCAGGGAGTCGAGTGCCGGCGACGAGTTGCGTAACATCGGTGTCGATCTCGACTCGCATTAGGCGAGCACCTCTGTCATCGGGATTCGTGGTAGCAAGAGCAGTGAGGGTGTCGAGGGAGGGAACTCGTGGAGTTGGCTGTCGCTGATGTACCGCAGTCGTTCTGTCGTGAGCTGTACGTCGTCGATTGGTACCGTGAGAAAACCTTTATCCCCAGGGTACCGTGGTGTTGTTGGCGTCATGCTAGGTTGCGTGCATATCGGTTGCGTACTATCCAGCCGGTATTCACCGCTCATTGGCGCACTCCTCACACGGGGGACCCGCTCGCAGGCCCAGGTTTCACATTGAGCACGAGTGGGAATCCCCGTCAACGGGAGTAAGCGATGAAATCAGACGTTCTGTACCTGCGTACGTGTACTCTCACTCTCCTATCTGTGACTAGCGAGATGGATCATTTGCTTGAGTATATCGCCGCTGTACAGTGGTTTTCCTCTACATCCAACCTGGTGTTCTGCCGTGACTAGTTTATAGTTACGTGCTGCAACGGAGTGTAGCCAGTGCACATGTGATTCGGAAAATCAATTTTTCAATTGGAAATCTAATTGATGTGCTATACAGTTAGATATTCCTTCTCTTTTTTCGTATAGTAGATATTTAGGACCTGCACTTGGGAAGGACAGTATGGAGGTTAGTGATCTAATTCAAGAACGCCAAAGGGAGGCTATCGATCCTGCTCAGTTGCTTCACTCGGTTCAATCTGATGCACAAACAGGAAAGGAGATAGCGACTCAGTATGATGCAAATCGATCTACTATCCACCGTAATCTGACTAACTTAGCTAAGCCAGGACTTGTGCAACATACTGAAGGTACGTTCGAGCTCACTGCTGCAGGTGCGATCGTCGATAGAGAGTACCAACGAACGCTTGATCGTATTGGGAGAGAGGATTTAGCGTTTCTGGCGAACTCACAGTACCGTGCTCCCCTTCTGCGAGTTCTTCGTAACCAGCCTGAACGTATTGCTGGACTTGCTGATCTGCGTGAAGAAGGGCCCTCCCGATCGACGATTCAGCGCGCGATGTTCATGTTCCGAGACTGGGACTGGGTTAGCAAAAATGGCGACGGGTGCTACGAGCTGACGCCGACAGGTGAATCGACGATACGAGTGTACCACCGATTCGAGAGCACTGTTGAACAAGTCCTCGACAAAAATGCGTGTTTGCGGAATTTAGAGACTGAATGCAGAGACCTCCCAGCACAGTATCTTCAGGGAGAGCGCGTCGTCACAGCATCTCCAACTAGCCCATTCAAAGGTCGGAACGCCTACCTGAATTTCCTCAACGATCTTGAGGAGGACTCGTTTGACTATATCCGCATGTTCTCGACCTATTTCGATGCCGAATTCGCAGAAGCGTTCTCCCCCTTTATTGAAGCAGGTGTAACGGTCGATGTCGTTAGTCCAGAATCGGTACTCGGTAATTCCCCTTC
This genomic interval from Halalkalicoccus subterraneus contains the following:
- a CDS encoding DUF7437 domain-containing protein, translated to MSRTSNRTNGDIVRDFLSVAGLLEDPQLAHLYTYLDHEGEATVQDVIDDLELAQGTAYTYVNRLVEAGVVEITHEEQPRRYAAREIDLTVTAAAGDREYTITPALIDAVGRRETNSDIDTYIDRHGIAGLATALTYAVAREQGETTHRLMAQDLDISPLAAEIILQALRPVVHDYYEIEEAGASLEAISVDDHDATDDA
- a CDS encoding helix-turn-helix transcriptional regulator, producing the protein MEVSDLIQERQREAIDPAQLLHSVQSDAQTGKEIATQYDANRSTIHRNLTNLAKPGLVQHTEGTFELTAAGAIVDREYQRTLDRIGREDLAFLANSQYRAPLLRVLRNQPERIAGLADLREEGPSRSTIQRAMFMFRDWDWVSKNGDGCYELTPTGESTIRVYHRFESTVEQVLDKNACLRNLETECRDLPAQYLQGERVVTASPTSPFKGRNAYLNFLNDLEEDSFDYIRMFSTYFDAEFAEAFSPFIEAGVTVDVVSPESVLGNSPSGLKELKYIKQGFVADHVQWHIDPGSVPCGLVVFDDEWAVLGPANLEDVSRVSASIFAGNEQIIEWAASLYDEYLDEAERPPGDALQRIYRKINNSLEATVIPALSNDNR
- a CDS encoding helix-turn-helix domain-containing protein, with translation MSSDRKRNEEGRYVETVSPDTVLEVIQHAADPIVTAKEVGEKLDCTSEAARQKLLRLQDQGIVARRKVGAGAVVWWLVDDDQSTTSTEFDADDSLFTDPATFASGESDVSRNTDEYLAAAIGDDSDPDE
- a CDS encoding TraM recognition domain-containing protein: MFLEGFTRRIAEELSADELDPLLGRLKDWVENPITRKIIAMRGAEVTLGQIVNEQKILIVNNDLPKEAKVMTANAVVSGIWTAVTSRKDPSEQQMMELAGMDDVGSEYAPFFLAIDECHSVLTDGDEIETMLMEARSKKLGLMLSTQVLRSLPDDAADAIISNCNTILSLTPNHPEEAREIANRFGGMDTEDLQRTPDYHAQTQLNSEDDPFLAKLIPPYPPRHTIEEAYELIVTSLENYGSPVQSGEEILDEMHFDAGGAVSSSTAEATAAEGSEEQVDITSDPAEQALYEAAYTVQIKQDAIGEFVESEAVKDEWQRRAGELGFSSEVSNVIEQAPDEYLQRQRRDGDSVMKVTPEGLEYAGLAQDTGSSASGGGDEHRWVLTEAYRAFTKLGMFVELPTQEGEEDPDGIADLPIDPMAAENIREVHAREERLAEEYPYLAELTDGLNISIEAETSTLEKPMQTLTNLRKAIDEHKLCVFACKDGSAKHGRFDYWPRRGEGIIYNTTGRGANRTINYDRMTFAADVDEEDNRTFYNKVETLAVASDTYALRPRSEANLVWREEGQEVVMSDEGGTEHARFESLEAAANPSKSNVPAYSEYDASEREYTVRASGEKLVYGSREELEDDWMVVRAPFIPENEFDRMPTPEDFLFVVFPDDDTEEYTEPMISEQGKTRPLLPTNTAWETKEKVDTKEPADDSTDMEAETKETDEQAQAPPQQEPSEKEDEDDGVSFAWSGR
- a CDS encoding type II toxin-antitoxin system VapC family toxin produces the protein MTTDPSISPLFVDTSAWYAIFDEDDAEHTRATAVREAIHSGDLQHRPIYTTSHVLGELATLLLRFSHDIASRTLTQIRDSPNVTVIHPDRVAFDAAVTQFDRYDDQAISFVDHLTGVLADERDVDRIFAFDSDFRTLGFTLTPDDITEL
- a CDS encoding class I SAM-dependent methyltransferase, with the translated sequence MNSNNAFAVTDFAFIGRTFDEYCQMFDLELDSIEGETILDCPSGADSFVATAYESGASITGVDMMYSQPPTELQQRCQEDYEAVAAQLAEKSDLFKWEFYGDIEGRTKLLKKAYETFISDYTEGRKQGRYLYGELPTLPFAPNSFSLVLSAHFLFLYGDRLDYEFHLATLRELIRVATEQVRIFPLVGLDTERYPRLDDLLRELTEDGHQVAVENVPFEFQQGADEMLVITV